The following proteins are encoded in a genomic region of Gimesia algae:
- a CDS encoding isocitrate/isopropylmalate dehydrogenase family protein, which translates to MYKVTLIPGDGVGPEIAEATRKCVDATGVKIDWDVQECGIEVIEAEGGVPDRVMESVRANKIALKAPITTPIGKGFRSVNVFLRQELGLYACIRPCKTYKGVRTYFADSNVDLVVVRENTEDLYAGVEFQAGQEKTAELIKKINEFATGKKINTPLDETGISIKPMSYQGTRDIANYAFKYAVDNKRKSVTSICKANIMKFTDGLWYDETRAVAKSYGAKFEWAELAEGVEPDAKLAGIATDCGGSIEYNERLIDNMCMQLVQKPELYDVLVTSNLYGDILSDLCAGLVGGLGVAPGSNIGTEAAIFEATHGSAPKYKGQNKVNPVALILSGKMMLDYLGEHEAAAKLDKAVADVIEEGKDVTYDLKDDRNDPTAVGTQEMAEAICAKMR; encoded by the coding sequence ATGTATAAAGTCACATTAATTCCAGGCGATGGAGTTGGTCCGGAAATCGCCGAGGCAACCAGAAAATGTGTTGATGCCACTGGCGTGAAAATCGACTGGGATGTTCAGGAATGTGGAATCGAAGTCATTGAAGCCGAAGGTGGCGTACCAGATCGTGTGATGGAATCAGTCCGGGCAAACAAAATTGCCTTGAAAGCACCGATCACCACACCCATCGGAAAAGGTTTCCGCAGTGTGAATGTGTTCCTGCGACAGGAACTGGGCCTGTATGCCTGCATTCGTCCCTGTAAAACTTACAAAGGTGTGCGGACCTACTTTGCCGATTCCAACGTCGATCTGGTCGTTGTTCGGGAAAATACCGAAGACCTGTATGCCGGCGTTGAGTTCCAGGCCGGCCAGGAAAAAACAGCGGAATTGATCAAAAAGATCAATGAATTCGCGACGGGTAAAAAGATCAATACTCCGCTCGACGAGACCGGTATCAGCATTAAGCCAATGTCGTACCAGGGTACCCGCGATATTGCCAACTATGCTTTCAAATATGCCGTCGATAACAAACGCAAGTCGGTGACTTCGATCTGCAAAGCGAACATCATGAAGTTCACAGATGGCCTGTGGTATGATGAAACCCGCGCCGTCGCGAAATCCTACGGTGCCAAGTTTGAATGGGCAGAACTGGCAGAAGGCGTTGAACCTGATGCGAAACTGGCCGGGATTGCGACCGACTGTGGTGGCAGCATTGAATACAACGAGCGCCTGATTGATAACATGTGCATGCAGCTGGTTCAAAAACCGGAACTGTATGACGTGCTCGTCACATCCAACCTGTACGGTGATATTTTGAGTGACCTGTGTGCCGGCCTGGTGGGCGGTCTGGGTGTTGCCCCTGGTTCGAACATCGGAACAGAAGCAGCGATCTTTGAAGCGACCCACGGTTCTGCTCCTAAATACAAAGGGCAGAATAAAGTGAATCCGGTTGCACTGATTCTGTCCGGGAAAATGATGCTGGATTACCTCGGCGAACACGAAGCGGCTGCGAAGCTGGACAAGGCAGTTGCTGACGTGATTGAAGAAGGTAAAGACGTGACGTACGATCTGAAAGATGATCGGAACGATCCGACCGCCGTCGGTACTCAGGAGATGGCAGAAGCCATCTGTGCGAAAATGCGATAA
- a CDS encoding DUF962 domain-containing protein gives MIQRFYSNYLLRHQNRVNQILHLVGVPLTFGGLIGFGIAGHWIYAGMAFFAGYALQFLGHAIEQNDAGELILIKKLCGKPYTEFGPRTQIQQNFDQSSKKSSCND, from the coding sequence ATGATCCAGCGTTTTTACAGTAATTACCTGCTCCGACACCAGAACAGAGTCAATCAGATCCTGCACCTGGTGGGCGTACCCCTCACTTTTGGAGGGCTGATCGGATTCGGGATCGCTGGACACTGGATTTATGCGGGAATGGCCTTCTTCGCAGGCTACGCCTTACAGTTTCTGGGGCACGCCATTGAGCAGAATGACGCAGGCGAGCTCATTTTGATCAAGAAACTATGTGGTAAACCCTACACGGAATTCGGACCTCGGACTCAAATTCAACAGAATTTTGACCAATCGTCAAAAAAGTCAAGTTGTAACGATTAA